From the Clupea harengus chromosome 15, Ch_v2.0.2, whole genome shotgun sequence genome, one window contains:
- the LOC116223712 gene encoding nesprin-1-like: MDREGGALAQWEGEGEGEALRTRGGLQMVAAGAGADESGRRCRGDQRCRGDQLQRDATHLEEQLQQWREELSHAERRNSRAQAVEGWTVAKNLLELLHESDSMAEELKEQRDALSLCTGRDTQPQLERVSAIIKQHNSLRVRASRECQSKQKLLEQRFLSSLRDLQQWLVNARISTAKCFDAPQRLQEASSTVYGGYR, from the exons ATGGACCGTGAGGGCGGGGCGCTGGCCcaatgggagggagagggagagggagaggccctCCGGACGCGCGGCGGGCTGCAGATGGTGGCGGCGGGTGCGGGTGCTGACGAGAGTGGAAGGCGCTGCCGTGGCGACCAGCGCTGCCGTGGCGACCAGCTACAGAGAGACGCCACACATCTGGAGGAGCAGCTGCAGCAATGGAGGGAGGAGCTTAGCCACGCCGAGAGGAGGAACAGCAGAGCACAGGCCGTGGAGGGATGGACTGTTGCCAAG aaccTTCTAGAGCTGCTTCATGAGTCTGATTCCATGGCTgaggagctgaaggagcagCGGGACGCTCTGAGTCTCTGCACTGGACGGGACACGCAGCCCCAACTGGAGCGGGTCAGCGCCATCATCAAACAgcacaacag tctgcgtgtgcgtgcgtccaGAGAGTGTCAGAGCAAGCAGAAGCTTCTGGAACAGCGCTTCCTCTCGTCCCTGAGGGACCTGCAGCAGTGGCTGGTGAACGCCAGGATCAGCACCGCCAAGTGCTTCGACGCTCCGCAGAGGCTCCAGGAGGCCTCCAGTACAGTCTACGGAGGATACAggtga